Proteins encoded in a region of the Kryptolebias marmoratus isolate JLee-2015 linkage group LG14, ASM164957v2, whole genome shotgun sequence genome:
- the fubp3 gene encoding far upstream element-binding protein 3 isoform X1 — protein sequence MMMMMMAELIQGQASVAQPGTKDDFADTIRRVRQMAAKMGGDQMPNMNSSCPVIDPSLYGFGGQKRSLDNGVGNHLGAMVQQRAFTTEDFKVPDKMVGFIIGKGGEQISRIQQESGCKIQIASESGGMLDRPCTLTGSPENIDQAKRLLSEIVEQCRYGPGFHNDMDGNSSIQQILIPANKVGLVIGKGGETIKQLQERTGVQMIMIQDDPMPTGADKPLRITGDPHKVQQARELVVKLIRDKDQGDFRVGRADFGSKMGGSSLDVVVPRFAVGIIIGRNGEMIKKIQNDAGVRIQFKQDDGVSPDRVAQVMGQPDHCHHAAHLINELVQTAQERDGFGGVMGRRGRGDSNMGGPGGLQEVTYAVPADKCGLVIGKGGETIKNIKEQSRAHVELQRNPPPNTDPNVRIFSIRGTHQQLEKARQLIDERIGGPGIGSNSSFGMNTYNQGPTTPPQHGPQMFMSGGWGTTFQIWQPQGQQDHSHNGSQTGQMDWEQYYKKLAGQQNQPQSTASDYNKTWGQTAGPGSQQTSNPDYNAWVDFYRQPMAFFNQSAQQTPAPGLQDH from the exons ATGGCAGCCAAGATGGGAGGAGACCAGATGCCCAACATGAACAGTTCGTGTCCCGTCATAGACCCCTCCCTGTACGGCTTCGGGGGCCAGAAACGATCCTTAGACAATGGAG taGGAAACCATCTTGGGGCAATGGTACAGCAAAG GGCTTTTACAACAGAAGACTTCAAAGTGCCTGATAAGATGGTGGGATTCA TTATTGGAAAAGGAGGAGAACAGATCTCCAGAATACAGCAAGAATCAGGTTGTAAGATCCAGATTGCCTCTG AGAGCGGGGGCATGTTGGACAGACCGTGCACACTGACTGGGAGCCCAGAAAACATTGA CCAGGCGAAGAGGCTGCTGAGTGAGATTGTGGAGCAGTGTCGGTACGGTCCAGGCTTCCACAACGACATGGACGGCAACAGCTCCATCCAACAGATCCTCATCCCCGCCAACAAAGTCGGCCTGGTCATCGGCAAGGGGGGAGAGAccatcaaacagctgcag GAGAGAACAGGAGTGCAGATGATAATGATTCAGGATGACCCCATGCCCACCGGAGCAGACAAGCCCCTCAGAATCACTGGAGATCCCCACAAAGTGCAG CAAGCCCGTGAACTTGTGGTGAAGCTCATTCGGGACAAAGACCAAGGAGACTTCAGGGTTGGCAGGGCAGATTTTGGATCCAAAATGGGTGGAAGTAGTCTGGAT GTGGTTGTGCCCAGATTTGCAGTTGGTATCATCATTGGCAGGAACGGAGAGATGATCAAGAAGATTCAGAATGATGCTGGTGTCAGGATCCAGTTCAAACAAG aCGATGGCGTCAGTCCTGACCGTGTCGCTCAGGTGATGGGCCAGCCCGACCACTGCCATCACGCAGCCCACCTCATCAACGAACTGGTTCAGACAGCTCAG GAGCGAGATGGATTTGGCGGCGTTATGGGACGTCGAGGGCGAGGTGACTCTAACATGGGAGGACCTGGGGGACTGCAGGAGGTGACGTACGCAGTACCTGCTGATAAGTGTGGCCTGGTGATCGGCAAAG GTGgagaaaccataaaaaacatCAAGGAGCAGTCTCGTGCCCACGTGGAGCTACAGAGAAACCCGCCGCCCAACACTGACCCCAATGTGCGCATCTTCTCCATCCGAGGCACCCATCAGCAGCTGGAGAAAGCCCGTCAGCTGATCGATGAGAGAATTGGG GGCCCGGGGATTGGCAGTAACAGCAGCTTTGGTATGAATACTTACAACCAAGGACCTACTACTCCTCCTCAGCA tGGCCCTCAGATGTTCATGAGTGGAGGATGGGGTACAACTTTTCAGATATGGCAGCCTCAAGGCCAGCAAGACCACA GTCACAATGGATCCCAGACGGGCCAGATGGACTGGGAGCAGTATTATAAAAAGCTAG caggTCAGCAAAACCAGCCCCAGAGCACTGCTTCGGACTACAACAAAACCTGGG gCCAGACAGCTGGTCCTGGATCTCAGCAGACCTCTAATCCTGACTACAATGCCTGGGTTGACTTCTACAGACAGCCGATGGCCTTCTTCAACCAGAGCGCTCAGCAGACACCAGCCCCGGGCCTTCAG gATCACTAG
- the fubp3 gene encoding far upstream element-binding protein 3 isoform X4, which produces MMMMMMAELIQGQASVAQPGTKDDFADTIRRVRQMAAKMGGDQMPNMNSSCPVIDPSLYGFGGQKRSLDNGVGNHLGAMVQQRAFTTEDFKVPDKMVGFIIGKGGEQISRIQQESGCKIQIASESGGMLDRPCTLTGSPENIDQAKRLLSEIVEQCRYGPGFHNDMDGNSSIQQILIPANKVGLVIGKGGETIKQLQERTGVQMIMIQDDPMPTGADKPLRITGDPHKVQQARELVVKLIRDKDQGDFRVGRADFGSKMGGSSLDVVVPRFAVGIIIGRNGEMIKKIQNDAGVRIQFKQDDGVSPDRVAQVMGQPDHCHHAAHLINELVQTAQERDGFGGVMGRRGRGDSNMGGPGGLQEVTYAVPADKCGLVIGKGGETIKNIKEQSRAHVELQRNPPPNTDPNVRIFSIRGTHQQLEKARQLIDERIGGPGIGSNSSFGMNTYNQGPTTPPQHGPQMFMSGGWGTTFQIWQPQGQQDHTGQQNQPQSTASDYNKTWGQTAGPGSQQTSNPDYNAWVDFYRQPMAFFNQSAQQTPAPGLQDH; this is translated from the exons ATGGCAGCCAAGATGGGAGGAGACCAGATGCCCAACATGAACAGTTCGTGTCCCGTCATAGACCCCTCCCTGTACGGCTTCGGGGGCCAGAAACGATCCTTAGACAATGGAG taGGAAACCATCTTGGGGCAATGGTACAGCAAAG GGCTTTTACAACAGAAGACTTCAAAGTGCCTGATAAGATGGTGGGATTCA TTATTGGAAAAGGAGGAGAACAGATCTCCAGAATACAGCAAGAATCAGGTTGTAAGATCCAGATTGCCTCTG AGAGCGGGGGCATGTTGGACAGACCGTGCACACTGACTGGGAGCCCAGAAAACATTGA CCAGGCGAAGAGGCTGCTGAGTGAGATTGTGGAGCAGTGTCGGTACGGTCCAGGCTTCCACAACGACATGGACGGCAACAGCTCCATCCAACAGATCCTCATCCCCGCCAACAAAGTCGGCCTGGTCATCGGCAAGGGGGGAGAGAccatcaaacagctgcag GAGAGAACAGGAGTGCAGATGATAATGATTCAGGATGACCCCATGCCCACCGGAGCAGACAAGCCCCTCAGAATCACTGGAGATCCCCACAAAGTGCAG CAAGCCCGTGAACTTGTGGTGAAGCTCATTCGGGACAAAGACCAAGGAGACTTCAGGGTTGGCAGGGCAGATTTTGGATCCAAAATGGGTGGAAGTAGTCTGGAT GTGGTTGTGCCCAGATTTGCAGTTGGTATCATCATTGGCAGGAACGGAGAGATGATCAAGAAGATTCAGAATGATGCTGGTGTCAGGATCCAGTTCAAACAAG aCGATGGCGTCAGTCCTGACCGTGTCGCTCAGGTGATGGGCCAGCCCGACCACTGCCATCACGCAGCCCACCTCATCAACGAACTGGTTCAGACAGCTCAG GAGCGAGATGGATTTGGCGGCGTTATGGGACGTCGAGGGCGAGGTGACTCTAACATGGGAGGACCTGGGGGACTGCAGGAGGTGACGTACGCAGTACCTGCTGATAAGTGTGGCCTGGTGATCGGCAAAG GTGgagaaaccataaaaaacatCAAGGAGCAGTCTCGTGCCCACGTGGAGCTACAGAGAAACCCGCCGCCCAACACTGACCCCAATGTGCGCATCTTCTCCATCCGAGGCACCCATCAGCAGCTGGAGAAAGCCCGTCAGCTGATCGATGAGAGAATTGGG GGCCCGGGGATTGGCAGTAACAGCAGCTTTGGTATGAATACTTACAACCAAGGACCTACTACTCCTCCTCAGCA tGGCCCTCAGATGTTCATGAGTGGAGGATGGGGTACAACTTTTCAGATATGGCAGCCTCAAGGCCAGCAAGACCACA caggTCAGCAAAACCAGCCCCAGAGCACTGCTTCGGACTACAACAAAACCTGGG gCCAGACAGCTGGTCCTGGATCTCAGCAGACCTCTAATCCTGACTACAATGCCTGGGTTGACTTCTACAGACAGCCGATGGCCTTCTTCAACCAGAGCGCTCAGCAGACACCAGCCCCGGGCCTTCAG gATCACTAG
- the fubp3 gene encoding far upstream element-binding protein 3 isoform X2 has product MMMMMMAELIQGQASVAQPGTKDDFADTIRRVRQMAAKMGGDQMPNMNSSCPVIDPSLYGFGGQKRSLDNGVGNHLGAMVQQRAFTTEDFKVPDKMVGFIIGKGGEQISRIQQESGCKIQIASESGGMLDRPCTLTGSPENIDQAKRLLSEIVEQCRYGPGFHNDMDGNSSIQQILIPANKVGLVIGKGGETIKQLQERTGVQMIMIQDDPMPTGADKPLRITGDPHKVQQARELVVKLIRDKDQGDFRVGRADFGSKMGGSSLDVVVPRFAVGIIIGRNGEMIKKIQNDAGVRIQFKQDDGVSPDRVAQVMGQPDHCHHAAHLINELVQTAQERDGFGGVMGRRGRGDSNMGGPGGLQEVTYAVPADKCGLVIGKGGETIKNIKEQSRAHVELQRNPPPNTDPNVRIFSIRGTHQQLEKARQLIDERIGGPGIGSNSSFGMNTYNQGPTTPPQHGPQMFMSGGWGTTFQIWQPQGQQDHSHNGSQTGQMDWEQYYKKLGQQNQPQSTASDYNKTWGQTAGPGSQQTSNPDYNAWVDFYRQPMAFFNQSAQQTPAPGLQDH; this is encoded by the exons ATGGCAGCCAAGATGGGAGGAGACCAGATGCCCAACATGAACAGTTCGTGTCCCGTCATAGACCCCTCCCTGTACGGCTTCGGGGGCCAGAAACGATCCTTAGACAATGGAG taGGAAACCATCTTGGGGCAATGGTACAGCAAAG GGCTTTTACAACAGAAGACTTCAAAGTGCCTGATAAGATGGTGGGATTCA TTATTGGAAAAGGAGGAGAACAGATCTCCAGAATACAGCAAGAATCAGGTTGTAAGATCCAGATTGCCTCTG AGAGCGGGGGCATGTTGGACAGACCGTGCACACTGACTGGGAGCCCAGAAAACATTGA CCAGGCGAAGAGGCTGCTGAGTGAGATTGTGGAGCAGTGTCGGTACGGTCCAGGCTTCCACAACGACATGGACGGCAACAGCTCCATCCAACAGATCCTCATCCCCGCCAACAAAGTCGGCCTGGTCATCGGCAAGGGGGGAGAGAccatcaaacagctgcag GAGAGAACAGGAGTGCAGATGATAATGATTCAGGATGACCCCATGCCCACCGGAGCAGACAAGCCCCTCAGAATCACTGGAGATCCCCACAAAGTGCAG CAAGCCCGTGAACTTGTGGTGAAGCTCATTCGGGACAAAGACCAAGGAGACTTCAGGGTTGGCAGGGCAGATTTTGGATCCAAAATGGGTGGAAGTAGTCTGGAT GTGGTTGTGCCCAGATTTGCAGTTGGTATCATCATTGGCAGGAACGGAGAGATGATCAAGAAGATTCAGAATGATGCTGGTGTCAGGATCCAGTTCAAACAAG aCGATGGCGTCAGTCCTGACCGTGTCGCTCAGGTGATGGGCCAGCCCGACCACTGCCATCACGCAGCCCACCTCATCAACGAACTGGTTCAGACAGCTCAG GAGCGAGATGGATTTGGCGGCGTTATGGGACGTCGAGGGCGAGGTGACTCTAACATGGGAGGACCTGGGGGACTGCAGGAGGTGACGTACGCAGTACCTGCTGATAAGTGTGGCCTGGTGATCGGCAAAG GTGgagaaaccataaaaaacatCAAGGAGCAGTCTCGTGCCCACGTGGAGCTACAGAGAAACCCGCCGCCCAACACTGACCCCAATGTGCGCATCTTCTCCATCCGAGGCACCCATCAGCAGCTGGAGAAAGCCCGTCAGCTGATCGATGAGAGAATTGGG GGCCCGGGGATTGGCAGTAACAGCAGCTTTGGTATGAATACTTACAACCAAGGACCTACTACTCCTCCTCAGCA tGGCCCTCAGATGTTCATGAGTGGAGGATGGGGTACAACTTTTCAGATATGGCAGCCTCAAGGCCAGCAAGACCACA GTCACAATGGATCCCAGACGGGCCAGATGGACTGGGAGCAGTATTATAAAAAGCTAG gTCAGCAAAACCAGCCCCAGAGCACTGCTTCGGACTACAACAAAACCTGGG gCCAGACAGCTGGTCCTGGATCTCAGCAGACCTCTAATCCTGACTACAATGCCTGGGTTGACTTCTACAGACAGCCGATGGCCTTCTTCAACCAGAGCGCTCAGCAGACACCAGCCCCGGGCCTTCAG gATCACTAG
- the fubp3 gene encoding far upstream element-binding protein 3 isoform X5 → MMMMMMAELIQGQASVAQPGTKDDFADTIRRVRQMAAKMGGDQMPNMNSSCPVIDPSLYGFGGQKRSLDNGVGNHLGAMVQQRAFTTEDFKVPDKMVGFIIGKGGEQISRIQQESGCKIQIASESGGMLDRPCTLTGSPENIDQAKRLLSEIVEQCRYGPGFHNDMDGNSSIQQILIPANKVGLVIGKGGETIKQLQERTGVQMIMIQDDPMPTGADKPLRITGDPHKVQQARELVVKLIRDKDQGDFRVGRADFGSKMGGSSLDVVVPRFAVGIIIGRNGEMIKKIQNDAGVRIQFKQDDGVSPDRVAQVMGQPDHCHHAAHLINELVQTAQERDGFGGVMGRRGRGDSNMGGPGGLQEVTYAVPADKCGLVIGKGGETIKNIKEQSRAHVELQRNPPPNTDPNVRIFSIRGTHQQLEKARQLIDERIGGPGIGSNSSFGMNTYNQGPTTPPQHGPQMFMSGGWGTTFQIWQPQGQQDHSQQNQPQSTASDYNKTWGQTAGPGSQQTSNPDYNAWVDFYRQPMAFFNQSAQQTPAPGLQDH, encoded by the exons ATGGCAGCCAAGATGGGAGGAGACCAGATGCCCAACATGAACAGTTCGTGTCCCGTCATAGACCCCTCCCTGTACGGCTTCGGGGGCCAGAAACGATCCTTAGACAATGGAG taGGAAACCATCTTGGGGCAATGGTACAGCAAAG GGCTTTTACAACAGAAGACTTCAAAGTGCCTGATAAGATGGTGGGATTCA TTATTGGAAAAGGAGGAGAACAGATCTCCAGAATACAGCAAGAATCAGGTTGTAAGATCCAGATTGCCTCTG AGAGCGGGGGCATGTTGGACAGACCGTGCACACTGACTGGGAGCCCAGAAAACATTGA CCAGGCGAAGAGGCTGCTGAGTGAGATTGTGGAGCAGTGTCGGTACGGTCCAGGCTTCCACAACGACATGGACGGCAACAGCTCCATCCAACAGATCCTCATCCCCGCCAACAAAGTCGGCCTGGTCATCGGCAAGGGGGGAGAGAccatcaaacagctgcag GAGAGAACAGGAGTGCAGATGATAATGATTCAGGATGACCCCATGCCCACCGGAGCAGACAAGCCCCTCAGAATCACTGGAGATCCCCACAAAGTGCAG CAAGCCCGTGAACTTGTGGTGAAGCTCATTCGGGACAAAGACCAAGGAGACTTCAGGGTTGGCAGGGCAGATTTTGGATCCAAAATGGGTGGAAGTAGTCTGGAT GTGGTTGTGCCCAGATTTGCAGTTGGTATCATCATTGGCAGGAACGGAGAGATGATCAAGAAGATTCAGAATGATGCTGGTGTCAGGATCCAGTTCAAACAAG aCGATGGCGTCAGTCCTGACCGTGTCGCTCAGGTGATGGGCCAGCCCGACCACTGCCATCACGCAGCCCACCTCATCAACGAACTGGTTCAGACAGCTCAG GAGCGAGATGGATTTGGCGGCGTTATGGGACGTCGAGGGCGAGGTGACTCTAACATGGGAGGACCTGGGGGACTGCAGGAGGTGACGTACGCAGTACCTGCTGATAAGTGTGGCCTGGTGATCGGCAAAG GTGgagaaaccataaaaaacatCAAGGAGCAGTCTCGTGCCCACGTGGAGCTACAGAGAAACCCGCCGCCCAACACTGACCCCAATGTGCGCATCTTCTCCATCCGAGGCACCCATCAGCAGCTGGAGAAAGCCCGTCAGCTGATCGATGAGAGAATTGGG GGCCCGGGGATTGGCAGTAACAGCAGCTTTGGTATGAATACTTACAACCAAGGACCTACTACTCCTCCTCAGCA tGGCCCTCAGATGTTCATGAGTGGAGGATGGGGTACAACTTTTCAGATATGGCAGCCTCAAGGCCAGCAAGACCACA gTCAGCAAAACCAGCCCCAGAGCACTGCTTCGGACTACAACAAAACCTGGG gCCAGACAGCTGGTCCTGGATCTCAGCAGACCTCTAATCCTGACTACAATGCCTGGGTTGACTTCTACAGACAGCCGATGGCCTTCTTCAACCAGAGCGCTCAGCAGACACCAGCCCCGGGCCTTCAG gATCACTAG
- the fubp3 gene encoding far upstream element-binding protein 3 isoform X6, whose translation MMMMMMAELIQGQASVAQPGTKDDFADTIRRVRQMAAKMGGDQMPNMNSSCPVIDPSLYGFGGQKRSLDNGVGNHLGAMVQQRAFTTEDFKVPDKMVGFKSGGMLDRPCTLTGSPENIDQAKRLLSEIVEQCRYGPGFHNDMDGNSSIQQILIPANKVGLVIGKGGETIKQLQERTGVQMIMIQDDPMPTGADKPLRITGDPHKVQQARELVVKLIRDKDQGDFRVGRADFGSKMGGSSLDVVVPRFAVGIIIGRNGEMIKKIQNDAGVRIQFKQDDGVSPDRVAQVMGQPDHCHHAAHLINELVQTAQERDGFGGVMGRRGRGDSNMGGPGGLQEVTYAVPADKCGLVIGKGGETIKNIKEQSRAHVELQRNPPPNTDPNVRIFSIRGTHQQLEKARQLIDERIGGPGIGSNSSFGMNTYNQGPTTPPQHGPQMFMSGGWGTTFQIWQPQGQQDHSHNGSQTGQMDWEQYYKKLAGQQNQPQSTASDYNKTWGQTAGPGSQQTSNPDYNAWVDFYRQPMAFFNQSAQQTPAPGLQDH comes from the exons ATGGCAGCCAAGATGGGAGGAGACCAGATGCCCAACATGAACAGTTCGTGTCCCGTCATAGACCCCTCCCTGTACGGCTTCGGGGGCCAGAAACGATCCTTAGACAATGGAG taGGAAACCATCTTGGGGCAATGGTACAGCAAAG GGCTTTTACAACAGAAGACTTCAAAGTGCCTGATAAGATGGTGGGATTCA AGAGCGGGGGCATGTTGGACAGACCGTGCACACTGACTGGGAGCCCAGAAAACATTGA CCAGGCGAAGAGGCTGCTGAGTGAGATTGTGGAGCAGTGTCGGTACGGTCCAGGCTTCCACAACGACATGGACGGCAACAGCTCCATCCAACAGATCCTCATCCCCGCCAACAAAGTCGGCCTGGTCATCGGCAAGGGGGGAGAGAccatcaaacagctgcag GAGAGAACAGGAGTGCAGATGATAATGATTCAGGATGACCCCATGCCCACCGGAGCAGACAAGCCCCTCAGAATCACTGGAGATCCCCACAAAGTGCAG CAAGCCCGTGAACTTGTGGTGAAGCTCATTCGGGACAAAGACCAAGGAGACTTCAGGGTTGGCAGGGCAGATTTTGGATCCAAAATGGGTGGAAGTAGTCTGGAT GTGGTTGTGCCCAGATTTGCAGTTGGTATCATCATTGGCAGGAACGGAGAGATGATCAAGAAGATTCAGAATGATGCTGGTGTCAGGATCCAGTTCAAACAAG aCGATGGCGTCAGTCCTGACCGTGTCGCTCAGGTGATGGGCCAGCCCGACCACTGCCATCACGCAGCCCACCTCATCAACGAACTGGTTCAGACAGCTCAG GAGCGAGATGGATTTGGCGGCGTTATGGGACGTCGAGGGCGAGGTGACTCTAACATGGGAGGACCTGGGGGACTGCAGGAGGTGACGTACGCAGTACCTGCTGATAAGTGTGGCCTGGTGATCGGCAAAG GTGgagaaaccataaaaaacatCAAGGAGCAGTCTCGTGCCCACGTGGAGCTACAGAGAAACCCGCCGCCCAACACTGACCCCAATGTGCGCATCTTCTCCATCCGAGGCACCCATCAGCAGCTGGAGAAAGCCCGTCAGCTGATCGATGAGAGAATTGGG GGCCCGGGGATTGGCAGTAACAGCAGCTTTGGTATGAATACTTACAACCAAGGACCTACTACTCCTCCTCAGCA tGGCCCTCAGATGTTCATGAGTGGAGGATGGGGTACAACTTTTCAGATATGGCAGCCTCAAGGCCAGCAAGACCACA GTCACAATGGATCCCAGACGGGCCAGATGGACTGGGAGCAGTATTATAAAAAGCTAG caggTCAGCAAAACCAGCCCCAGAGCACTGCTTCGGACTACAACAAAACCTGGG gCCAGACAGCTGGTCCTGGATCTCAGCAGACCTCTAATCCTGACTACAATGCCTGGGTTGACTTCTACAGACAGCCGATGGCCTTCTTCAACCAGAGCGCTCAGCAGACACCAGCCCCGGGCCTTCAG gATCACTAG
- the fubp3 gene encoding far upstream element-binding protein 3 isoform X3, with protein sequence MMMMMMAELIQGQASVAQPGTKDDFADTIRRVRQMAAKMGGDQMPNMNSSCPVIDPSLYGFGGQKRSLDNGGNHLGAMVQQRAFTTEDFKVPDKMVGFIIGKGGEQISRIQQESGCKIQIASESGGMLDRPCTLTGSPENIDQAKRLLSEIVEQCRYGPGFHNDMDGNSSIQQILIPANKVGLVIGKGGETIKQLQERTGVQMIMIQDDPMPTGADKPLRITGDPHKVQQARELVVKLIRDKDQGDFRVGRADFGSKMGGSSLDVVVPRFAVGIIIGRNGEMIKKIQNDAGVRIQFKQDDGVSPDRVAQVMGQPDHCHHAAHLINELVQTAQERDGFGGVMGRRGRGDSNMGGPGGLQEVTYAVPADKCGLVIGKGGETIKNIKEQSRAHVELQRNPPPNTDPNVRIFSIRGTHQQLEKARQLIDERIGGPGIGSNSSFGMNTYNQGPTTPPQHGPQMFMSGGWGTTFQIWQPQGQQDHSHNGSQTGQMDWEQYYKKLAGQQNQPQSTASDYNKTWGQTAGPGSQQTSNPDYNAWVDFYRQPMAFFNQSAQQTPAPGLQDH encoded by the exons ATGGCAGCCAAGATGGGAGGAGACCAGATGCCCAACATGAACAGTTCGTGTCCCGTCATAGACCCCTCCCTGTACGGCTTCGGGGGCCAGAAACGATCCTTAGACAATGGAG GAAACCATCTTGGGGCAATGGTACAGCAAAG GGCTTTTACAACAGAAGACTTCAAAGTGCCTGATAAGATGGTGGGATTCA TTATTGGAAAAGGAGGAGAACAGATCTCCAGAATACAGCAAGAATCAGGTTGTAAGATCCAGATTGCCTCTG AGAGCGGGGGCATGTTGGACAGACCGTGCACACTGACTGGGAGCCCAGAAAACATTGA CCAGGCGAAGAGGCTGCTGAGTGAGATTGTGGAGCAGTGTCGGTACGGTCCAGGCTTCCACAACGACATGGACGGCAACAGCTCCATCCAACAGATCCTCATCCCCGCCAACAAAGTCGGCCTGGTCATCGGCAAGGGGGGAGAGAccatcaaacagctgcag GAGAGAACAGGAGTGCAGATGATAATGATTCAGGATGACCCCATGCCCACCGGAGCAGACAAGCCCCTCAGAATCACTGGAGATCCCCACAAAGTGCAG CAAGCCCGTGAACTTGTGGTGAAGCTCATTCGGGACAAAGACCAAGGAGACTTCAGGGTTGGCAGGGCAGATTTTGGATCCAAAATGGGTGGAAGTAGTCTGGAT GTGGTTGTGCCCAGATTTGCAGTTGGTATCATCATTGGCAGGAACGGAGAGATGATCAAGAAGATTCAGAATGATGCTGGTGTCAGGATCCAGTTCAAACAAG aCGATGGCGTCAGTCCTGACCGTGTCGCTCAGGTGATGGGCCAGCCCGACCACTGCCATCACGCAGCCCACCTCATCAACGAACTGGTTCAGACAGCTCAG GAGCGAGATGGATTTGGCGGCGTTATGGGACGTCGAGGGCGAGGTGACTCTAACATGGGAGGACCTGGGGGACTGCAGGAGGTGACGTACGCAGTACCTGCTGATAAGTGTGGCCTGGTGATCGGCAAAG GTGgagaaaccataaaaaacatCAAGGAGCAGTCTCGTGCCCACGTGGAGCTACAGAGAAACCCGCCGCCCAACACTGACCCCAATGTGCGCATCTTCTCCATCCGAGGCACCCATCAGCAGCTGGAGAAAGCCCGTCAGCTGATCGATGAGAGAATTGGG GGCCCGGGGATTGGCAGTAACAGCAGCTTTGGTATGAATACTTACAACCAAGGACCTACTACTCCTCCTCAGCA tGGCCCTCAGATGTTCATGAGTGGAGGATGGGGTACAACTTTTCAGATATGGCAGCCTCAAGGCCAGCAAGACCACA GTCACAATGGATCCCAGACGGGCCAGATGGACTGGGAGCAGTATTATAAAAAGCTAG caggTCAGCAAAACCAGCCCCAGAGCACTGCTTCGGACTACAACAAAACCTGGG gCCAGACAGCTGGTCCTGGATCTCAGCAGACCTCTAATCCTGACTACAATGCCTGGGTTGACTTCTACAGACAGCCGATGGCCTTCTTCAACCAGAGCGCTCAGCAGACACCAGCCCCGGGCCTTCAG gATCACTAG